A window of the Mucilaginibacter sp. cycad4 genome harbors these coding sequences:
- a CDS encoding DUF6364 family protein, producing the protein MAKLILDIEPDVLKQAELYADKTHTNLSKLIERYLKRVTTSATAIDEPKANVKIVEIGDWVKKLTLSKTPTPDFDAKAEYHKHLDEKYGL; encoded by the coding sequence ATGGCAAAGCTGATTTTGGATATTGAACCGGATGTTTTAAAACAGGCAGAGCTTTATGCCGATAAAACGCATACCAATCTGTCCAAGTTAATTGAACGTTATTTAAAAAGGGTTACAACCAGCGCTACTGCTATTGACGAGCCTAAGGCAAATGTAAAAATTGTAGAAATAGGGGATTGGGTAAAAAAACTAACATTATCAAAAACGCCAACTCCTGACTTTGACGCCAAAGCAGAGTACCATAAACATCTTGATGAAAAATACGGCTTATGA
- the creD gene encoding cell envelope integrity protein CreD: MIEEQFPKQTTLGWLRESATFKLIFIGILALLLLIPSAFIQNLVTERAVRQGETAKEVSDNWSASQIIKGPILVIPYKKGINMTDTAKQAPIENLYILPDNLHIKAGLTTQLRHRGIFDVAVYNTQVKVSGNFAKLDLSSLGININQLLLNKARFEFSVSDLKGLKSNPVIKTTQPTFSAEPSFESVFGNGLQAAVDLSAINNNEIPFDYTLDLKGSEGLSFLQLGKTTDVRVNGNWSSPSFDGNFLPDDPKVDKGGFSASWRMMYYNRPFPQQWTGQQKTLDNDKKLEEATFGVKLRLPVDQYQKTMRTSKYAIFIILLTFISLFLTEVIRKQPIHMFNYILIGTAMVIYYTLLLSFSEQVGYNVAYLIASVSTIALISVFISSLLKNGKAAMLFAFILAVFYAFIFVIIQLEDLALMVGSIALFIIIAVLMYFSRKINWDKN, from the coding sequence ATGATAGAGGAACAATTTCCAAAACAAACAACATTAGGCTGGCTCAGGGAGTCGGCAACATTTAAATTAATCTTCATAGGCATCTTAGCGCTTTTACTGCTAATTCCTTCGGCCTTCATCCAAAACCTGGTAACCGAACGTGCAGTCAGACAGGGTGAAACGGCCAAAGAGGTATCAGATAACTGGTCGGCCAGCCAGATCATCAAGGGCCCAATATTGGTTATCCCTTATAAAAAAGGAATAAATATGACCGACACTGCTAAGCAGGCGCCTATAGAAAACCTGTACATACTGCCCGATAACCTGCACATTAAGGCGGGCCTTACAACACAGCTTCGGCACCGTGGCATTTTTGATGTGGCGGTGTATAATACACAGGTAAAAGTAAGCGGTAATTTTGCCAAACTTGATCTCTCCTCACTCGGTATAAATATAAATCAGCTTCTTTTAAACAAAGCCAGGTTTGAATTTAGTGTGAGCGATTTGAAAGGTTTGAAAAGTAACCCGGTCATAAAAACAACTCAACCCACATTTAGCGCCGAACCTTCGTTTGAATCTGTGTTTGGCAATGGTTTGCAGGCCGCAGTTGATCTTTCAGCAATAAACAATAACGAGATCCCATTTGATTACACGCTTGATCTGAAAGGCAGTGAAGGATTAAGCTTTTTACAACTTGGTAAAACTACCGATGTGCGCGTAAATGGCAACTGGAGCAGCCCGAGCTTTGATGGCAATTTCCTTCCCGATGATCCTAAAGTTGATAAAGGCGGCTTTAGCGCCAGCTGGCGCATGATGTATTACAACCGCCCCTTTCCGCAACAGTGGACCGGTCAGCAAAAAACATTGGATAACGATAAAAAACTGGAAGAGGCCACTTTTGGTGTAAAACTTCGCCTACCGGTTGATCAGTACCAGAAAACCATGCGCACCAGCAAGTATGCCATATTTATCATCCTCCTTACTTTCATCTCCTTGTTTTTAACCGAAGTTATCCGTAAGCAGCCCATACATATGTTCAACTACATACTTATTGGCACGGCTATGGTTATTTATTATACGCTGCTGCTGTCGTTTTCAGAACAGGTTGGATATAATGTCGCTTACCTGATAGCCTCTGTATCAACCATAGCGCTCATATCCGTATTTATATCATCACTGTTAAAAAACGGAAAGGCAGCCATGTTATTCGCCTTTATTTTAGCTGTGTTTTACGCTTTCATCTTTGTGATCATTCAACTGGAGGACCTTGCCTTAATGGTTGGCAGTATCGCCCTCTTTATCATTATAGCGGTGTTGATGTATTTTTCGCGCAAGATAAACTGGGATAAAAATTAA
- a CDS encoding DUF5686 family protein, producing MRKYILLLTIALSVITASAQQSLLTRKIADKNGQAIPFVSIYIRNSTYGTTANENGIYQFKLAPGTYNVIYRYVGYTEKIEQVAITDQDQEHNVQMDDEVFATNRVAEIYRKNRDAADTIMKQVLKKRKYYIEEAASYSCAVYIKGVQKLLSVPKSLLGQEVRKTLDLDTNGRGILYQSESLSEYNFQKPNKVREITIANRMAGQNTAFGYKKASDLQANFYQNVFIINGLASRGFVSPVASYGPRFYNYKLLGTSVENGHTIHKIQVIPKRGHGQYFQGDIYIVDGDWRIYSVDLFIENKTSNLNLVDTLKIRQQYVAITDSVWMPASTQYNFKGAVFGFKFGGYYAAVYNNYKINPTFPDGFFTGEILKIDTVANSKKPGYWANARPIPLTASEDRDYRKKDAFEEYKKTDTYLDSLQHHKNHINYPGYLIFGYAASNKSNRDSLYIFPFIQTFYYNTVEGFGINAKVSYIRTIDDFHSLTVTPAVRYGFSNKIFSANMGFEYKNDPFHNAKFYADFGSDVLDLNNVGTRSLYFNTLSTLLSENNYVKYYRSHYGDFGYQREILNGVFLKGGLSYSSRSQLYNTSFSKIKDNKDREFTSNNPLAPPGTPANDHSFLFPDNQALVFNASATFTFDQRYETRPTGKFNLPSKYPTLTVNYRKGFKNIIGSDVDYDFASVDLSQDHIRVGLTGYSSFKLSGGGFFNNNTLYYMDYNHFLGNQGTTFDPTYVGSFHFLPFYTYSTNGAFLEAHYQHNFAGSIFNHIPLLRKFKLEEIIGANYLTTKNNRNYREFYVGIQRLIFRVDYGISYAGDKKYIQGFRIFYGIR from the coding sequence ATGAGAAAATACATACTACTATTGACCATTGCTTTAAGCGTAATAACAGCCTCCGCACAGCAATCGCTTTTGACAAGAAAAATAGCCGATAAGAATGGACAGGCCATTCCTTTTGTTTCTATTTATATCCGTAATTCCACCTATGGTACAACCGCCAACGAAAACGGAATTTACCAGTTCAAACTTGCTCCCGGCACCTATAACGTCATATATCGCTATGTTGGATATACTGAAAAGATAGAGCAGGTAGCCATAACAGATCAGGATCAGGAACATAACGTACAAATGGATGATGAAGTATTTGCCACCAACAGGGTAGCCGAAATTTATCGTAAAAACCGGGATGCGGCCGATACCATCATGAAGCAGGTGCTAAAAAAGCGGAAGTATTATATTGAAGAGGCTGCGTCCTACTCATGCGCCGTTTATATTAAGGGGGTGCAAAAGTTGTTGAGTGTGCCCAAATCGTTGCTGGGGCAGGAGGTAAGGAAAACACTCGATCTGGATACTAACGGACGCGGTATCCTCTATCAGTCCGAATCATTATCCGAATATAATTTTCAAAAGCCCAACAAGGTGCGGGAGATTACCATTGCTAACCGAATGGCCGGGCAGAACACGGCATTCGGCTACAAAAAAGCATCCGACCTGCAAGCCAATTTTTACCAGAATGTATTTATCATAAACGGATTGGCCTCCCGGGGCTTTGTATCGCCGGTTGCGTCATATGGTCCCAGATTTTATAATTACAAATTGTTAGGGACTTCGGTTGAAAATGGCCATACCATTCATAAGATCCAGGTAATTCCGAAGCGCGGGCATGGCCAGTATTTTCAAGGTGACATTTATATTGTTGACGGCGACTGGCGCATTTACAGCGTTGACCTGTTTATTGAAAATAAAACAAGCAACCTTAACCTGGTTGATACTTTAAAGATCAGGCAGCAATACGTAGCCATAACTGATAGCGTATGGATGCCTGCATCAACCCAATATAACTTTAAAGGTGCCGTTTTCGGGTTTAAATTTGGTGGTTATTACGCCGCTGTTTACAATAACTATAAAATCAACCCAACTTTTCCTGATGGCTTTTTTACCGGGGAGATTTTAAAAATTGATACCGTGGCCAATAGCAAAAAGCCCGGTTACTGGGCCAATGCACGACCGATCCCTTTAACTGCTTCTGAGGATCGTGATTACAGGAAAAAAGATGCTTTTGAAGAATATAAAAAAACGGATACTTACCTGGATTCGCTTCAGCATCATAAAAACCATATCAACTATCCGGGTTACCTGATTTTTGGTTACGCCGCCAGCAATAAAAGCAACAGGGATTCATTGTATATTTTCCCGTTTATACAAACTTTTTATTACAACACGGTTGAGGGGTTTGGGATTAACGCTAAGGTAAGTTATATCCGTACTATTGATGATTTTCATTCTTTAACGGTTACGCCGGCTGTTCGCTATGGTTTCTCCAATAAGATCTTCAGCGCCAACATGGGCTTTGAGTATAAGAATGATCCGTTCCATAACGCTAAGTTTTACGCTGATTTTGGCAGCGATGTACTCGATCTTAATAATGTTGGCACACGTTCATTATATTTCAATACGCTGAGTACGCTCCTGAGCGAAAACAACTACGTTAAATATTACCGCAGTCATTATGGTGATTTTGGCTACCAGCGCGAAATATTGAATGGCGTTTTTTTAAAAGGCGGGTTGTCGTATTCAAGTCGTTCGCAGTTGTACAATACGTCGTTTAGCAAGATAAAAGATAATAAGGATCGTGAGTTTACTTCAAACAACCCGTTGGCCCCTCCGGGCACCCCGGCTAATGACCACTCTTTTTTGTTTCCGGATAACCAGGCTTTGGTATTTAACGCATCGGCCACCTTTACTTTCGACCAGCGGTACGAAACCCGGCCCACCGGCAAATTTAACCTGCCCTCAAAATATCCAACGTTAACGGTAAACTATCGCAAGGGGTTTAAAAACATCATTGGCTCGGATGTAGATTATGATTTTGCTTCTGTGGATCTTTCACAAGACCATATCCGCGTAGGGCTTACCGGCTATTCATCCTTTAAACTATCAGGCGGCGGTTTTTTCAATAACAATACGCTGTATTACATGGATTATAACCACTTTTTAGGTAACCAGGGTACCACTTTCGACCCTACCTATGTGGGCAGCTTTCACTTCCTGCCGTTTTATACCTACAGTACCAACGGCGCTTTTTTAGAAGCGCATTACCAGCATAACTTTGCCGGGTCGATATTTAACCATATTCCGCTGTTACGGAAATTTAAGCTCGAAGAGATTATCGGGGCCAATTATCTCACCACAAAAAACAACCGAAACTACCGCGAGTTTTATGTAGGCATCCAGCGCCTCATTTTCCGGGTTGACTATGGTATTTCCTACGCAGGCGATAAAAAGTACATTCAGGGCTTCAGGATCTTTTACGGAATAAGGTAG
- a CDS encoding TetR/AcrR family transcriptional regulator has product MEADKIKDSIKRAAQELFRKFGYHKTSVNEIAKKAKIAKATIYKYFDSKEAILHVLLMDYIKASVDDLVQSNWNDIDEEVYLNNLIMKTCRLSYTVCNEFIGWDFIRESTNSQDFLKNLSNELEELLMASFIQLPGIRKHETYQQRLRFLIKCSKSIVFSFAFTSVSDSDVRKNFVSFQKEILPYLVKAAVSV; this is encoded by the coding sequence ATGGAAGCCGATAAAATAAAAGATAGCATTAAGCGGGCAGCACAGGAACTTTTCCGCAAATTCGGGTACCATAAAACCAGTGTTAATGAGATTGCCAAAAAGGCAAAAATCGCCAAGGCAACCATCTATAAATACTTCGACAGCAAAGAAGCCATATTACACGTTTTGCTGATGGACTACATCAAAGCCAGCGTTGACGACCTGGTACAAAGCAATTGGAACGATATTGATGAAGAGGTTTATCTCAATAACCTCATCATGAAAACCTGCCGCCTCTCCTACACTGTTTGTAATGAGTTCATTGGCTGGGACTTTATCCGCGAATCAACCAACTCCCAGGATTTTTTAAAAAACCTCTCTAACGAACTGGAAGAACTGCTTATGGCATCATTTATCCAGTTGCCCGGCATCCGCAAGCATGAAACTTACCAGCAGCGCTTACGCTTCCTGATCAAATGCAGCAAAAGCATTGTGTTTAGTTTTGCCTTTACTTCAGTAAGTGATTCGGACGTACGGAAAAATTTTGTTTCGTTTCAGAAAGAGATTTTGCCTTATTTGGTTAAGGCCGCGGTCTCGGTTTAA
- a CDS encoding PIN domain-containing protein — protein MKLAFIDSDVLLDVILNRPTFYSASAQILSLSIGSGYNFCTAVHTLINVHYFTKKYLGAETAIEAIKLLSKQLRVLGEDATTINDAIASDFKDFEDAVQYFAAKNAGVDLIITRNIKDYKNSTIPVLTAEQFLNTL, from the coding sequence ATGAAATTGGCCTTTATTGACTCAGATGTTTTGCTTGACGTTATTTTAAATAGGCCGACCTTTTATAGCGCATCTGCACAAATTCTATCGTTATCCATAGGTAGCGGATATAATTTTTGCACAGCGGTACATACCCTCATTAATGTTCACTACTTTACAAAGAAATACTTAGGAGCAGAAACCGCGATCGAAGCTATAAAATTACTGTCGAAACAGCTACGGGTATTAGGCGAAGACGCCACAACTATAAATGATGCGATAGCTTCGGACTTTAAAGATTTTGAAGATGCCGTTCAATATTTTGCCGCCAAAAATGCGGGAGTAGATCTAATTATCACCCGAAATATAAAAGACTATAAAAACTCAACAATACCGGTTTTAACAGCCGAACAATTTTTAAATACATTATAA
- a CDS encoding rhodanese-related sulfurtransferase yields MEMYNTLLYYCYSTIANAEQFAADHLKFCKSLGLTGRIIVADEGLNGTVSGSVEACKAYMDTLHADERFAGIDFKIDEVDTPSFVKMHVRYKSEIVHSGLRDPNVIDPKQQTGKHLEPKEFLAMKDRDDVVVLDVRSNYEHSLGKFKNAVTLDIDNFRDFPAMINELAKYKDKKILTYCTGGIKCEKASALLLHEGFPEVYQLHGGIIKYGKEAGGEDFEGKCYVFDNRLSVDVNSVNPVVISTCLNCGKTTPKMINCANPECNEHFTQCDECGTAMDGCCSIACKEHPRKRVYDGTGYYVKVPQPVNVSKSKLQPAD; encoded by the coding sequence ATGGAAATGTATAATACCCTACTATACTATTGTTATTCAACAATAGCTAATGCGGAGCAGTTTGCTGCCGATCATTTAAAATTTTGTAAAAGTTTAGGTTTAACCGGGCGCATTATTGTGGCCGATGAAGGGCTTAACGGTACCGTTTCGGGCTCTGTCGAAGCTTGTAAAGCCTACATGGATACCCTGCACGCCGACGAGCGTTTTGCCGGTATCGACTTTAAAATTGATGAAGTAGATACGCCTTCGTTTGTAAAAATGCACGTGCGTTATAAATCGGAGATCGTACACTCAGGTCTTCGTGACCCGAATGTGATCGACCCTAAGCAACAAACAGGTAAACACCTGGAGCCAAAAGAGTTTTTGGCGATGAAGGACAGGGACGATGTGGTTGTTTTGGATGTACGCTCCAACTACGAGCACTCTTTAGGCAAGTTTAAAAATGCGGTAACCCTTGATATCGATAACTTCCGTGATTTTCCGGCGATGATCAATGAGCTGGCTAAGTACAAGGATAAAAAGATCCTGACCTATTGCACCGGTGGTATCAAATGCGAAAAAGCATCGGCATTACTCTTGCATGAGGGTTTTCCTGAAGTGTACCAGTTGCATGGCGGCATCATTAAATACGGCAAGGAAGCAGGCGGCGAGGATTTTGAGGGCAAATGCTATGTGTTTGATAACCGCCTTTCTGTTGATGTGAACAGCGTTAACCCGGTTGTTATTTCAACTTGTTTAAATTGCGGCAAAACTACGCCAAAAATGATCAATTGTGCCAACCCCGAGTGCAATGAGCATTTTACCCAGTGCGATGAATGCGGTACTGCTATGGATGGCTGCTGCAGCATCGCTTGTAAAGAGCATCCGCGTAAACGCGTTTATGATGGTACCGGTTATTATGTAAAAGTGCCGCAGCCAGTAAATGTAAGTAAAAGCAAATTGCAGCCTGCCGATTAA
- the pheS gene encoding phenylalanine--tRNA ligase subunit alpha — MQAQIDQYTAEINAFSPANADELEAFRIKFLGTKGIIKDLFEQFKSVSPEEKRTFGKVLNEFKQLAEAKYNELKENVGADTQSKGNDLDLTLPGDGFTVGSRHPLSLVRNEIIDIFKRLGFVVAEGPEIEDDWHNFSALNFPEEHPARDMQDTFFIKKNNGKDDIALRTHTSSVQVRMMEAGKPPFRAIMPGRVYRNEAISARAHCFFHQVEGLYVDENVSFSDLKQTLYHFVQELYGEGTRVRFRPSYFPFTEPSAEMDISCTICGGAGCNMCKHSGWVEILGCGMVDPNVLENCGIDSKKYTGFAFGMGMERIANLKYVIRDLRLFSENDVRFLKQFQTEML, encoded by the coding sequence ATGCAAGCTCAGATAGACCAATATACCGCCGAGATCAATGCCTTTTCACCTGCCAACGCAGATGAACTGGAAGCGTTCCGTATTAAGTTTTTAGGCACCAAGGGTATCATTAAAGACCTGTTTGAGCAGTTTAAAAGCGTTAGCCCGGAAGAGAAACGCACCTTTGGTAAAGTACTTAATGAGTTTAAACAACTGGCTGAAGCTAAGTACAACGAACTAAAGGAAAATGTTGGCGCAGATACTCAAAGCAAAGGCAATGATCTTGACCTTACTTTGCCCGGTGATGGTTTTACTGTAGGCTCACGCCATCCGCTGTCGTTGGTTCGTAACGAGATCATCGATATTTTTAAGCGTTTAGGTTTCGTTGTTGCTGAAGGCCCGGAAATTGAAGACGATTGGCATAACTTCTCGGCCCTGAACTTTCCCGAAGAGCACCCGGCCCGGGATATGCAGGATACCTTCTTCATCAAAAAGAATAACGGCAAGGATGATATTGCCCTGCGTACCCACACCTCATCGGTACAGGTACGAATGATGGAAGCAGGCAAACCGCCGTTCCGCGCCATTATGCCGGGCAGGGTTTATCGCAACGAGGCTATTTCGGCCCGTGCGCATTGCTTTTTCCACCAGGTTGAAGGTTTATATGTTGACGAGAATGTATCTTTCTCCGATCTGAAGCAAACCCTTTACCACTTCGTTCAGGAGCTTTATGGCGAAGGTACAAGGGTGCGTTTCCGCCCGTCATACTTCCCGTTCACGGAGCCATCGGCCGAGATGGATATTTCATGCACCATTTGCGGTGGTGCCGGTTGTAACATGTGTAAGCACAGCGGCTGGGTAGAAATTTTAGGCTGCGGCATGGTTGATCCTAACGTGTTGGAAAACTGCGGTATCGACAGTAAAAAATATACAGGCTTTGCCTTTGGTATGGGTATGGAGCGGATTGCCAATCTTAAATACGTGATCCGCGACCTGCGCCTGTTCTCAGAAAACGATGTGCGTTTCCTTAAACAGTTCCAAACTGAAATGTTATGA
- the kbl gene encoding glycine C-acetyltransferase, with the protein MYNTLKPVLQQELTEIENAGLYKRERIITSPQGADITVQSGAEVINFCANNYLGLSGNAKVIQAAKDAMDTHGYGLSSVRFICGTQDIHKELEKKIAEFLGTEDTILYAAAFDANGGVFEPLFNDQDAIISDELNHASIIDGVRLCKAQRYRYKHDDMADLEEKLKATQELRHRIIVTDGAFSMDGTIAQLDKICDLADKYSALVMIDESHCSGFMGKSGRGTHEHHNVMGRIDIITGTLGKALGGASGGFTSGRKEIIDMLRQRSRPYLFSNTLAPAITGASIAVLDMLSETTELRDKLESNTQYFRQKMTEAGFDIKPGVHPIVPVMLYDAKLAQEFAAKMLDEGIYVIGFYYPVVPQGKARIRVQISAAHDLHHLDKAIAAFTKVGKELGVLK; encoded by the coding sequence ATGTACAATACACTAAAGCCGGTTTTACAGCAGGAACTAACCGAAATTGAAAACGCAGGGTTATATAAAAGGGAACGGATCATTACTTCGCCCCAGGGCGCCGATATCACTGTACAAAGCGGTGCCGAAGTAATTAACTTTTGCGCCAATAACTACCTTGGCTTATCTGGCAATGCCAAAGTGATCCAGGCGGCTAAAGATGCCATGGATACCCATGGTTACGGCTTATCATCTGTACGGTTTATATGTGGTACACAGGACATACATAAAGAGCTTGAAAAAAAGATAGCCGAATTTTTAGGCACTGAAGATACCATACTTTACGCTGCGGCATTTGATGCCAACGGCGGAGTGTTTGAACCTTTGTTCAACGACCAGGACGCTATAATTTCTGACGAACTGAACCATGCATCGATCATTGACGGTGTGCGCCTTTGCAAAGCCCAGCGCTACCGTTACAAGCACGATGACATGGCCGACCTGGAAGAAAAACTAAAAGCTACACAGGAACTACGCCACCGGATTATTGTAACCGATGGTGCTTTCAGTATGGACGGCACCATTGCCCAGTTAGATAAGATCTGTGATCTGGCTGATAAATACAGCGCGCTGGTCATGATAGATGAGAGCCATTGCTCCGGCTTTATGGGCAAAAGCGGTCGCGGTACGCATGAGCACCACAACGTTATGGGCAGGATTGATATCATCACCGGTACATTAGGCAAAGCTCTGGGTGGCGCGTCGGGCGGTTTTACATCGGGCCGTAAAGAAATTATTGACATGCTGCGCCAGCGTTCACGCCCATACCTTTTCTCGAATACTTTGGCCCCGGCCATTACAGGAGCTTCTATTGCAGTGCTGGATATGCTGAGCGAAACCACCGAGCTGCGCGATAAACTGGAAAGTAATACGCAATATTTCCGTCAAAAAATGACGGAAGCAGGTTTTGATATTAAACCCGGCGTACATCCTATAGTCCCGGTTATGTTGTATGATGCCAAGCTGGCCCAGGAGTTTGCCGCTAAAATGCTTGATGAAGGGATTTATGTGATCGGTTTTTACTACCCGGTAGTACCGCAAGGCAAAGCAAGGATCAGGGTACAGATCTCGGCAGCGCATGATTTGCACCATTTGGATAAAGCTATTGCAGCGTTTACTAAGGTTGGTAAGGAGCTGGGAGTATTAAAATAA